The DNA sequence AACGAGCCCCCGAAGGCTGCAAGGCCAATCCCGATGGCGCAACTGAAAGCAGCTACCTTGAAATAGTCAATCTTCGCTGTGGCGGAAGCCGCCACGGCCTGCTCGGCCGCCGGCTCGGCCGCTAACACCAAGGGCGCAGCAAAGGCTGCCAGCAAGGCCACAGCGAATAGTGCAAGAACCACTTTCGTCCGCATAGACACTCTCCTCCTTTCATAGAACGGTTTCCACATGGAGTTTGGTCTCCCTCGGCAGCCAGGAGCGGCAAATCCCCCACTCTGGCCTGTCCGTGTTGGACCAGCTAGCCCGTCAGTGCTCCTCCTCCAATGCAAGGGCGATGTAAATAACCGAGAGGAGCACGAAGACAAAAGCCTGGATGAAGCTTATAAAAATCCCTAGAAACAACATGGGCAAGGGCGCCCAGAAGATGAAGATGCTCAATCCTCCTAGGATTCCCAAGACGATAACTACGATATCGTGACCCATGATGTTGCCGAAGAGCCGAATTGAGAGGCTCATAATCCGGGCAAAGTGCCCTATGAGCTCGATGGGCATGATTAAAGGCGCCAGCCAGATTATGGGGCCCATGAAATGCTTCAAGTAGGCTACAAACCCGTGTTTTTTTATCCCAACGTAGTGATAGATGCAAAAGACCGTTATGGCCATAGCCAAGTTCGTGTTCAAGTTGCTCGTCGGGGAGGTAAAGCCAGGTATCATCCCAATCAGATTGCTCGTGAGAATGAAGATGGCCAGGGTGCCGATTAAGAAAATATACTGCGGGCCTTCGGGCCCAATCACATCCTGCATGAAGTCCGATATCCCCTCCAGCACCAGCTCAAAGAAGTTCTGGAGAGTCGAGGGGATGAGAGTTAAGGCTCGGGTAGTGGCAAAGGAGACCGCAGCCAAGACAATCATGAGCACCCACGTGTAGGTTACATGGGGATAGGCCTCCAGGCCAGGAATTTGAATATAAAGAATTGGATGCTCCATGCAGCTATCCCGCCAAGTCAACCGGCCTTGATGACCGGAGGCTATGGAGAAGGCCCGCGACGACCACAGCCAGGGTCACGACGCTTAAACCCACAAGCAAGCCGACGAGATCGACCCGAGGGCTTTTAATCAGCAACCAAAGGACCACAGCGAGAGCAAGGTAGCGGACGGCAACACTCAAATGGGTGAGCGTTTTCATCAATCGCCTATCAGCCGTTAAAACCACTCGAAACGTGAAAAACTGTAGCCACCTGAAGTTAAGGGTCGCCAACAACCCACCCACTGCAACGCTTGCACCAGCGGCTACTCCCCCAACAACCCAACCGGCAAGCGAGAAACAAGCGGTGAGCCCCAGAGCCCACTTCTCAATCCATCCTACAAGTAGCAGGGGTTCCTTACCCATTATTCACCTTTGTTGATGTACTTTCTGGTTATACGAAATAAGTTGAGAAAACCCGCCACTATGCCGAAAATGGTAAAGACGATGACCCCCCACGGGGCGGTTCCAAACCAGCCATCCACCAGGTAATGTCCCACAAAAACCCCAAGGACGATGGACAGGGCGATGCTGAGCCCCAGGGTGAGGAGTTCGCCTAACTTGGTTATGTCCCGGAACTTGCCTCGTAGCCCCTCTCGCTCCCCCTCATGCTCTTTAGTCACGCTCTATCCCAACATCTAAACGGGGCAAAACATCTGGGAATTGGAAAACCGAGGGATTGAGGGACGTCTACTCGAGGCCCTGTTCCATACTTTCACAAACCAGACTCCTCTCTAGCATACCATAAAAATCACTGTCAAGTCTTTTTGCTCCGCTTCGCATAACAGGGGCTATCCTAGGGGTTATCAGCCGTGGTACAGCTCTCCTCCACCCACTCGAGATAAGGGCGGAAGCCGCTCTCTATCGGTATGGCGAGGACTTCAGGAACCTCGTAGCTGTGGAGCTCTTCGACACATGCCATCAGGGCGGCAATCTGCGCCACGTGGGTCTTGGCAATGAGCAGGAGCTCCTGCTCGTCGCATACCTTCCCTTCCCACCGATAGATAGAGCGCACCGGCTGGATGATGTTGACACAGGCGGCCAAGCGTTGCTCCACCAAGGCCTTGGCGATTCGGACCGCCTCCTCCTCGGCCCCCGCGGTGATGAACACGATGCGATACGG is a window from the Nitrospinota bacterium genome containing:
- a CDS encoding ATP synthase F0 subunit C; this encodes MRTKVVLALFAVALLAAFAAPLVLAAEPAAEQAVAASATAKIDYFKVAAFSCAIGIGLAAFGGSLGMGRGLGSALEGIARNPGATGRIQVAMIIGFALIESLVIYTLVVVLIILFVNPFGI
- a CDS encoding ATP synthase subunit I, with the protein product MGKEPLLLVGWIEKWALGLTACFSLAGWVVGGVAAGASVAVGGLLATLNFRWLQFFTFRVVLTADRRLMKTLTHLSVAVRYLALAVVLWLLIKSPRVDLVGLLVGLSVVTLAVVVAGLLHSLRSSRPVDLAG
- a CDS encoding divalent-cation tolerance protein CutA encodes the protein MTPYRIVFITAGAEEEAVRIAKALVEQRLAACVNIIQPVRSIYRWEGKVCDEQELLLIAKTHVAQIAALMACVEELHSYEVPEVLAIPIESGFRPYLEWVEESCTTADNP
- a CDS encoding AtpZ/AtpI family protein, with the protein product MTKEHEGEREGLRGKFRDITKLGELLTLGLSIALSIVLGVFVGHYLVDGWFGTAPWGVIVFTIFGIVAGFLNLFRITRKYINKGE
- the atpB gene encoding F0F1 ATP synthase subunit A, with product MEHPILYIQIPGLEAYPHVTYTWVLMIVLAAVSFATTRALTLIPSTLQNFFELVLEGISDFMQDVIGPEGPQYIFLIGTLAIFILTSNLIGMIPGFTSPTSNLNTNLAMAITVFCIYHYVGIKKHGFVAYLKHFMGPIIWLAPLIMPIELIGHFARIMSLSIRLFGNIMGHDIVVIVLGILGGLSIFIFWAPLPMLFLGIFISFIQAFVFVLLSVIYIALALEEEH